The Candidatus Sysuiplasma acidicola genome window below encodes:
- a CDS encoding ATP-dependent DNA ligase, with the protein MLYREVANFYEKVEATTKRLEITALLVDMFRNASCEEIANVVYMTHGRLFPDFYPEKIGMAEKMAIRTLSTVCRVEQARVEAMWKQIGDVGLLGEQMLTVSSPTGFGSAALTVNDVHRSLSKMASASGQGSQEMKINLLSELLASSTPVEAKYILRIVVGKMRIGVAAMTLIDALSATFATKEDRDAVETAFNITSDLGRVAVALCRNGISGLSSLSLEVNVPVRSMLAERLPGLVEILEKMGGRAALDFKYDGLRMQAHIKDGNVRLFSRQLEEITDQFPEMLKAVASAFGGKEGIIEGECVPVDINTAEMLPFQVVSRRRGRKHGVEEAIEEFPVTLFLFDILLADGKNFMNLPYSERRKALEEIIRENDRVKLSTVRFVSTAEEAEDFFNHALQSGCEGIVAKSLSDESVYQPGARGWLWIKYKKDYKAEMIDTVDMVVVGAFAGRGRRSGTYGALLMATYNSESRMFETVTKLGSGFDDETLAALPEMMKPYLSETKSPDVESRMVADFWFRPAVVLEVIGAEVTHSPVHTCGWGKVKAGSGLAVRFPRFTGNFRHDKSAYDATTSNEILEMYRMQLKKA; encoded by the coding sequence ATGTTATACAGGGAAGTGGCAAACTTCTACGAGAAAGTTGAGGCCACCACAAAGAGGCTCGAAATCACGGCGTTGCTCGTCGATATGTTCCGTAACGCCTCATGCGAGGAGATAGCGAACGTTGTCTACATGACGCACGGCAGACTGTTCCCCGATTTCTATCCTGAAAAGATAGGCATGGCAGAGAAGATGGCGATCAGAACGCTTTCAACGGTTTGCAGGGTGGAACAGGCCAGAGTCGAAGCTATGTGGAAGCAGATTGGCGACGTCGGGCTGCTCGGCGAGCAGATGCTCACCGTTTCATCGCCCACCGGTTTCGGCTCGGCTGCGCTTACCGTCAACGATGTCCACAGATCCCTCTCAAAGATGGCTTCGGCGTCCGGCCAGGGCTCCCAGGAGATGAAGATCAACCTGCTCTCTGAACTCCTGGCCTCTTCGACGCCTGTGGAGGCAAAATACATACTCAGAATAGTTGTCGGCAAGATGAGAATCGGTGTTGCAGCCATGACACTGATAGATGCCCTCTCCGCGACATTCGCAACAAAGGAGGACCGGGATGCAGTCGAGACGGCATTCAACATTACCAGCGACCTCGGCAGGGTCGCCGTCGCTCTCTGCAGGAACGGCATAAGCGGTCTGAGTTCGCTGAGCCTTGAAGTCAATGTGCCCGTGCGATCAATGCTCGCCGAAAGACTGCCGGGACTGGTGGAGATACTGGAAAAGATGGGAGGCAGGGCGGCACTGGACTTCAAGTACGACGGCCTGAGGATGCAGGCACACATCAAAGACGGGAATGTCAGGCTCTTTTCAAGACAGCTGGAAGAGATAACGGATCAGTTTCCGGAGATGTTGAAAGCGGTTGCCTCGGCATTCGGCGGAAAGGAGGGAATTATAGAAGGTGAATGCGTGCCCGTGGACATCAACACTGCCGAAATGCTGCCATTTCAGGTTGTATCAAGGAGAAGAGGAAGGAAACACGGGGTGGAGGAAGCGATCGAAGAGTTTCCCGTAACTCTCTTCCTGTTTGATATACTGCTCGCAGACGGAAAGAATTTTATGAATTTGCCGTACAGCGAGAGAAGAAAGGCGCTTGAGGAAATTATTAGGGAGAATGATAGGGTAAAACTTTCGACAGTGCGTTTCGTCAGCACCGCGGAGGAGGCAGAAGACTTCTTCAATCATGCCCTGCAGTCCGGATGCGAGGGCATAGTCGCTAAATCACTCTCAGACGAATCAGTCTATCAGCCCGGTGCAAGGGGATGGCTCTGGATAAAGTACAAGAAGGATTACAAGGCAGAAATGATAGACACGGTGGATATGGTCGTTGTCGGCGCCTTCGCGGGGAGAGGCAGAAGAAGCGGGACATACGGCGCACTTCTCATGGCAACATACAACAGTGAAAGCCGTATGTTCGAGACGGTGACAAAGCTCGGAAGCGGTTTCGACGATGAAACGCTGGCTGCGCTTCCGGAGATGATGAAACCGTATCTGTCTGAAACCAAATCCCCGGACGTCGAAAGCCGCATGGTTGCAGATTTCTGGTTCAGACCCGCAGTCGTACTCGAGGTTATTGGTGCCGAAGTCACGCACAGCCCTGTTCACACATGCGGCTGGGGGAAGGTTAAGGCGGGTTCAGGTCTCGCTGTCAGATTCCCGAGATTCACAGGCAATTTCAGGCATGACAAAAGCGCTTATGATGCAACGACAAGCAACGAAATACTCGAAATGTACAGGATGCAGCTGAAGAAGGCGTGA
- a CDS encoding mechanosensitive ion channel family protein: MADTEAVPNGGKFRILESTVILLFLIGGIVYGVNYVLGRYFKSITAGWMPVITSILILAAGYAFITILGRMMIRFLTGRIGKARAVSIHYVFILVAYILLLFIVFHAVGLSLTGLLVGGAFAGLILGQAASIVLSNFFGGLVLVLSKPIKAGDRITMATWQFGLFAPAYPPKFYSNDLLVSGYTCTVDSIGFIYVRMTTDDGRPLVVPAGIVVQALMIKNSDISTLRVRSKFEVEKALEPEIVIPRIIKEVKKITYVADGTEPVVMINETTFQSYVIAVDVVSNMQFEEPVRSEVLRVIMKTVGEIRKERLPT, translated from the coding sequence ATGGCCGATACTGAGGCAGTACCAAATGGCGGAAAATTTAGGATTCTGGAGTCAACAGTAATACTCCTCTTTCTGATTGGAGGCATAGTATACGGCGTAAACTACGTCCTTGGGCGGTATTTCAAAAGCATCACTGCAGGCTGGATGCCTGTAATCACCTCGATCTTGATTCTTGCCGCCGGATATGCATTCATAACTATCCTCGGCAGAATGATGATAAGGTTCCTCACTGGAAGGATTGGCAAGGCAAGGGCGGTGAGCATTCACTATGTCTTTATTCTTGTGGCCTACATTCTGCTCTTATTCATCGTCTTCCACGCAGTTGGCCTGAGCCTCACCGGTTTGCTCGTGGGCGGCGCGTTTGCCGGACTCATACTCGGACAGGCGGCTTCCATCGTTCTTTCCAATTTCTTCGGCGGTCTGGTCCTCGTGCTCTCCAAGCCCATCAAGGCAGGCGACAGAATCACCATGGCAACGTGGCAGTTCGGTCTTTTCGCACCGGCCTATCCCCCGAAATTTTATTCAAACGATTTGCTCGTCAGCGGCTACACATGTACAGTGGATTCCATCGGTTTCATTTATGTCAGAATGACAACGGATGATGGAAGACCGCTCGTTGTCCCAGCCGGCATCGTGGTCCAGGCGCTGATGATCAAGAACTCCGATATAAGCACGCTTCGCGTAAGGTCGAAATTCGAGGTTGAGAAAGCACTCGAACCAGAGATTGTGATTCCCCGCATCATTAAGGAAGTGAAAAAAATTACATATGTTGCGGACGGAACCGAACCTGTTGTAATGATCAATGAGACTACCTTTCAGTCCTATGTCATAGCCGTAGATGTGGTGTCAAACATGCAGTTCGAAGAGCCGGTCAGGAGCGAAGTGCTCAGGGTCATAATGAAAACGGTTGGCGAGATAAGGAAAGAACGGCTGCCAACCTGA
- the sucD gene encoding succinate--CoA ligase subunit alpha translates to MAVLVGDGTKVIVQGITGHQGQFHAKSMREFGTKVVGGVTPGKGGSTVDGIPVFDTVMEAAASTGANATCIFVPAKFAKDAVFEAVNAGIRLIVVITEHIPFLDAMQFTAYAKLKGAVVIGPNCPGVSSPGYGKIGIMPSKIFAKGDVGVISRSGTLTYEIVNALTESGFGETTCVGIGGDPIIGSNFVEILPLLEADEKTKRIVMVGEIGGTAEEEAAAFISSHVSKPVYAYIAGRSAPEGKRMGHAGAIISRGRGTAESKIESLKKAGVTVAALPTDIPGLMKKH, encoded by the coding sequence ATGGCAGTCCTGGTAGGGGATGGAACAAAGGTTATTGTCCAGGGCATAACGGGGCACCAGGGACAGTTCCATGCGAAATCGATGAGAGAATTCGGAACGAAGGTTGTAGGCGGCGTTACTCCGGGCAAGGGCGGCAGCACGGTCGACGGCATTCCTGTTTTCGACACGGTGATGGAAGCGGCAGCTTCGACGGGTGCCAATGCGACATGCATATTTGTCCCTGCAAAGTTTGCAAAGGACGCAGTTTTCGAGGCGGTGAACGCAGGCATCAGGCTCATCGTCGTAATCACTGAGCACATACCGTTTCTGGACGCCATGCAGTTCACGGCATATGCAAAACTCAAGGGAGCGGTTGTCATAGGCCCGAACTGTCCTGGCGTCTCCTCACCCGGTTACGGCAAGATAGGAATAATGCCATCGAAAATATTTGCGAAGGGAGACGTGGGCGTCATATCGAGGAGCGGGACGCTTACATATGAGATTGTGAATGCGCTCACTGAGAGCGGTTTCGGAGAGACGACGTGCGTCGGCATCGGAGGAGATCCTATCATAGGTTCGAACTTTGTGGAGATCCTGCCGCTACTCGAGGCTGACGAGAAAACAAAGAGAATAGTGATGGTCGGAGAGATCGGCGGAACTGCGGAGGAGGAGGCCGCCGCGTTCATAAGCAGCCATGTCTCCAAGCCAGTCTATGCTTACATCGCTGGCAGGAGCGCTCCGGAAGGAAAGAGAATGGGACACGCCGGCGCCATAATAAGCAGGGGAAGAGGGACGGCAGAGAGCAAGATAGAGAGCCTGAAAAAGGCTGGCGTAACCGTTGCTGCCCTTCCGACAGACATACCCGGACTGATGAAGAAGCACTGA
- the sucC gene encoding ADP-forming succinate--CoA ligase subunit beta has product MKLFEYRAKQLMAEYGIPVPRGVVASRPEDIAAIEYPVAVKAQVLAGGRGKAGGIKFADNLQEARQRAAEIIGMTIKGERTKSVLLEERLDVAKELYLSFVIDRGSRSIVMMASGDGGVEIESVPEDRILIVSVPPFGYSPFLTKLLKNRMGTDKAVTEQLDDLAMKLYRLFVSEDCELAEINPLVITGDGKLIAADAKITINDDALFRHKEFSEDVDDLTPLELRAKKEDISFVQLDGNIGVIANGAGLTMATLDILTINGGRAGVFLDLGGTDDPEKVRAAFNLMKDAKPSVIFLNIFGGITKCDTVALGVKAAVEESGIKVPIVARIRGVNDDIARGILQAIGIEATADLISAAKKAVAAGVN; this is encoded by the coding sequence TTGAAACTGTTCGAATACAGGGCTAAACAGCTGATGGCAGAGTACGGTATACCCGTACCTAGAGGAGTTGTCGCGTCCCGCCCGGAGGATATTGCGGCAATAGAGTATCCCGTGGCGGTCAAGGCACAGGTGCTCGCGGGCGGAAGAGGCAAAGCCGGCGGCATCAAGTTCGCCGACAACCTGCAGGAAGCAAGGCAGAGGGCTGCCGAAATCATAGGTATGACGATAAAGGGGGAGAGAACAAAGAGCGTTCTCCTTGAAGAGAGGCTGGACGTTGCAAAAGAACTCTACCTCAGCTTTGTGATAGACAGGGGAAGCAGATCCATTGTTATGATGGCGAGCGGCGACGGTGGTGTCGAAATAGAGAGTGTTCCGGAGGACAGGATACTCATCGTCTCTGTTCCGCCCTTTGGTTATTCGCCGTTCCTGACGAAACTGCTGAAGAACAGAATGGGAACGGACAAGGCAGTAACGGAACAGCTGGACGATCTTGCGATGAAACTCTACAGGCTTTTTGTTTCGGAGGACTGTGAACTTGCGGAAATCAATCCGCTGGTGATAACCGGGGATGGGAAGCTCATAGCGGCCGATGCAAAAATAACAATAAATGACGACGCCCTCTTCAGGCACAAGGAATTCTCCGAGGATGTGGACGATCTCACGCCTCTCGAACTGAGGGCGAAGAAGGAGGACATATCATTTGTCCAGCTGGACGGAAACATAGGCGTCATTGCAAACGGTGCCGGACTCACAATGGCGACGCTCGATATACTCACCATAAACGGCGGAAGGGCAGGCGTCTTCCTGGATCTCGGCGGAACAGATGATCCGGAGAAGGTCAGGGCTGCATTCAATCTGATGAAAGATGCGAAACCGTCTGTCATCTTTCTTAATATTTTCGGCGGCATAACGAAGTGCGACACCGTGGCTCTGGGCGTCAAGGCCGCCGTGGAGGAGAGCGGCATAAAGGTGCCGATTGTTGCCAGGATAAGAGGAGTAAACGACGACATCGCGCGCGGCATACTGCAGGCCATAGGCATAGAGGCCACCGCGGACCTGATAAGCGCGGCGAAGAAGGCAGTCGCGGCCGGGGTGAACTGA
- a CDS encoding threonylcarbamoyl-AMP synthase yields the protein MKKIDCRGFCKSDISDASGCDIPQAALAEIVGALKHGDVIVYPSDTIYCLGADIYDEQAIKKVFMIKKRPFDMPISVCVQNAKAASAVGFINKTARKLLDAFTPGPLIVLVDKREDVPDLLTAGSTTVGIRIPDFPLALKILEEFGPITSASANIHSRKNAVTVNTCIKDFGDRVSLYLDSGKTRYGMQSTIVDATDDDIRVVREGPIENRRIEDFLATV from the coding sequence TTGAAAAAAATAGACTGCAGGGGGTTCTGCAAATCCGATATCAGTGACGCTAGCGGTTGCGACATACCGCAGGCGGCGCTCGCGGAGATAGTCGGAGCTCTGAAGCACGGCGACGTCATAGTCTACCCGTCAGATACGATATACTGTCTCGGTGCTGACATTTATGATGAACAGGCAATCAAGAAGGTATTCATGATCAAGAAGAGACCGTTTGATATGCCAATCTCCGTTTGTGTTCAAAATGCGAAGGCGGCTTCGGCTGTCGGTTTTATCAACAAGACTGCGAGGAAACTGCTGGATGCTTTCACACCGGGACCGCTGATTGTGCTCGTGGACAAAAGGGAGGATGTGCCTGATCTCCTCACCGCCGGCAGCACGACGGTCGGAATACGCATACCCGACTTCCCGCTTGCGCTTAAGATTCTGGAAGAATTCGGTCCGATTACATCCGCCAGTGCTAACATCCACTCCAGGAAGAATGCAGTGACAGTGAACACCTGCATAAAGGATTTCGGAGACAGGGTATCACTTTACCTGGACAGCGGCAAGACCAGGTACGGCATGCAGTCGACGATTGTAGACGCAACCGACGACGATATCAGGGTAGTCAGGGAAGGTCCCATCGAGAACAGGAGAATAGAGGACTTCCTTGCTACAGTGTAG
- the map gene encoding type II methionyl aminopeptidase: MPTNCEELEKLLFAGRIAKEAREHGIQLAQPGAVILDVVEDIEAFIIRRGGRPAFPVNVGIDSVAAHFTPSSDNTDRFPSRGIVKVDVGVHVDGYVADTAATVDLGGNNQALVGSSKRALEEALPLIKPGASIRLIGGTIEKTITASGYRPVTNLMGHSIERYNLHAGFNVPNTGSTGDATIPSEIVIAVEPFATGGRGFVVSGRNGNIFSLVNDKKLDDEASASMLKIIRERFSTLPFAERWLSDEHRHREILNRLVRRGAIHAYQVLLEAGGGQVSQWEHTIIVDRDSVTATSM, encoded by the coding sequence TTGCCGACGAACTGCGAGGAACTGGAAAAACTGCTGTTCGCCGGCCGTATAGCAAAGGAGGCCAGGGAACATGGCATCCAGCTCGCTCAACCCGGAGCCGTCATACTGGATGTGGTTGAGGACATCGAGGCATTCATCATCAGAAGGGGCGGCAGGCCGGCCTTTCCTGTCAACGTCGGCATCGACAGCGTTGCTGCGCACTTCACACCTTCATCAGATAACACGGATCGTTTTCCCTCACGGGGCATTGTGAAGGTCGATGTCGGCGTTCACGTAGACGGCTATGTGGCGGACACCGCTGCAACAGTGGATCTGGGCGGCAACAACCAGGCTCTCGTCGGTTCCTCAAAGAGGGCGCTTGAGGAGGCGCTTCCGCTCATCAAACCGGGTGCTTCAATCAGGCTGATTGGAGGTACAATTGAGAAGACAATAACGGCCAGCGGCTACAGGCCGGTGACTAACCTCATGGGCCACAGCATTGAACGGTACAATCTGCATGCCGGCTTCAACGTGCCGAACACCGGAAGCACCGGAGACGCAACCATTCCGTCTGAGATAGTGATTGCGGTTGAGCCCTTTGCTACAGGAGGCAGGGGTTTTGTGGTTTCAGGCAGGAACGGCAATATATTCTCTCTCGTGAATGATAAGAAGCTCGATGACGAGGCGTCCGCATCGATGCTCAAAATAATCAGGGAGCGGTTCAGCACTCTGCCGTTCGCAGAACGCTGGCTATCGGATGAGCACAGACACAGGGAGATACTCAACAGGCTCGTTAGACGCGGCGCCATTCATGCCTATCAGGTGTTACTGGAAGCGGGCGGCGGACAGGTCAGCCAGTGGGAGCATACGATTATAGTGGACAGAGACAGTGTGACTGCCACGAGCATGTGA
- a CDS encoding tRNA (N(6)-L-threonylcarbamoyladenosine(37)-C(2))-methylthiotransferase produces METVFRKRTIAVPVKAYIESHGCTMNYGEGREAESRMRAGGVEICPNPSDADVLLLNTCAVIEFTENTMLRRLRELHSLGKMIVVTGCMAPVRRESILSAAPGAFLYGPGEHEMLDALLGLNLSADTDCWNSPGRNDIIIPIAQGCLSRCTYCFSRIARPRLRSIDPEKIVGEVKKSLVGGKTREILLSGMDSITYGRDRGTTLPALLKKVCAIEGDFMVRVGMMNPSLLMPLMDELLDAYSSEKVYKFFHIPFQSGSDRILRLMKRGNTAGQFLEIVRKVRNRYPDLTLSTDLIVGFPGETEEDFSKSLEIISETEPDIVNVTRFSAREGTDAAGMTGRVPGWKAKEWSRQATALRFRISARKNLEFTGREMRVLITEKGRNGSMIGRTASYRQVIVPGEYPLGESIMCRAVSSTPIHIVCEPLTHRSYAEPAAAAAR; encoded by the coding sequence GTGGAAACCGTATTTAGGAAGAGAACGATTGCAGTGCCCGTGAAGGCCTATATCGAATCGCACGGCTGCACGATGAACTACGGCGAAGGAAGAGAGGCCGAGTCGAGGATGAGGGCAGGAGGCGTCGAAATATGCCCGAATCCGTCGGACGCCGACGTCCTGTTGCTAAACACATGTGCAGTCATAGAGTTCACGGAAAACACAATGTTGAGGAGGCTCAGGGAGTTACATTCGCTGGGAAAGATGATTGTTGTGACCGGATGCATGGCACCGGTCAGGAGAGAAAGTATACTGTCAGCGGCTCCGGGGGCGTTTTTGTATGGTCCCGGTGAGCATGAGATGCTCGATGCTCTCCTTGGCCTGAACCTCAGCGCAGACACGGACTGCTGGAACAGCCCGGGCAGAAACGACATCATCATACCGATTGCGCAGGGTTGTCTGTCCAGATGCACCTACTGTTTCAGCAGGATTGCGAGACCCAGGCTCAGAAGTATTGATCCGGAGAAGATCGTCGGGGAGGTGAAGAAAAGCCTCGTAGGCGGGAAGACCAGAGAGATACTCCTTTCGGGAATGGATTCCATTACATACGGAAGGGATCGTGGCACAACGCTGCCTGCCCTCCTGAAGAAAGTGTGTGCGATTGAGGGTGACTTCATGGTGAGAGTCGGCATGATGAATCCTTCCCTGCTGATGCCACTGATGGATGAACTGCTTGACGCGTACAGCAGCGAGAAAGTGTACAAATTCTTCCACATTCCGTTTCAGAGCGGTTCGGACCGCATTCTCAGGCTGATGAAAAGGGGGAACACGGCCGGCCAGTTCCTCGAGATAGTGAGGAAGGTGAGGAACAGATATCCGGACTTGACGCTTTCGACTGATCTTATCGTGGGCTTCCCCGGCGAAACGGAAGAGGATTTCAGCAAGAGTCTGGAAATAATCAGTGAGACTGAGCCCGACATAGTTAACGTGACGCGTTTTTCAGCAAGGGAGGGCACGGACGCTGCAGGAATGACTGGCAGGGTGCCCGGATGGAAGGCAAAAGAGTGGTCCCGGCAGGCGACGGCACTCAGATTCCGGATTTCCGCCCGCAAGAACCTGGAGTTCACGGGAAGAGAAATGAGAGTTCTGATAACGGAGAAGGGCAGGAATGGAAGCATGATTGGAAGAACGGCCAGCTACAGGCAGGTCATCGTACCCGGCGAGTACCCTCTGGGCGAGAGCATTATGTGCCGTGCCGTATCATCCACACCCATACACATCGTATGCGAGCCGCTCACGCACCGGAGTTACGCTGAACCGGCTGCAGCAGCTGCCCGCTGA
- a CDS encoding homoserine kinase, which translates to MKSYVKVSAPTTVANFGPGFDTFGLALREPRDIIELTMDVYETEIETVPDYSIPTKKNAAFAAANSMAWKNRVNAPFHMKITKGARPGSGIGSSAASSVGAALAMAVAMDYDAKNEDIIQASSLGEKMASGTAHIDNVTASLLGGFTIVSSRNPVEVISIPPEKLPEFGIVVTLPDVVIETRKSRGILPKNVPLTSAVENISCCSTIVHAMMSNDIERVGRYLNDEIVLPYRKQLMPWFDRVKKAAMDSGALGFSISGAGPSVFAICKGGSKDVAAAMENAFKSAGLKSQSFITGPGKGAEVLAVR; encoded by the coding sequence TTGAAATCGTATGTTAAAGTTTCAGCCCCAACAACGGTAGCCAACTTTGGACCCGGCTTCGACACCTTCGGCCTCGCGCTGCGTGAACCCAGGGACATTATTGAACTTACCATGGATGTGTACGAAACTGAAATAGAAACTGTGCCCGATTATTCCATTCCCACAAAGAAGAATGCCGCCTTCGCCGCAGCCAATTCCATGGCGTGGAAGAACAGGGTCAACGCGCCGTTTCACATGAAAATCACCAAAGGTGCGAGGCCGGGCAGCGGTATCGGCAGCAGCGCCGCCTCATCCGTGGGCGCGGCCCTGGCGATGGCAGTGGCCATGGATTATGACGCAAAGAACGAAGACATAATACAGGCTTCCTCTCTCGGAGAGAAAATGGCTTCAGGCACAGCGCACATCGACAATGTCACGGCATCTCTGCTCGGGGGATTCACAATCGTCTCCTCGCGCAACCCGGTTGAGGTCATAAGCATACCTCCGGAGAAGCTGCCTGAATTCGGCATAGTTGTGACACTCCCGGATGTCGTCATCGAAACGCGCAAATCCAGAGGCATCCTGCCGAAGAATGTTCCTCTGACCAGTGCAGTGGAAAACATTTCGTGCTGTTCCACGATTGTCCATGCGATGATGAGCAACGATATCGAAAGGGTTGGAAGATACCTGAATGATGAAATCGTCCTGCCGTACAGGAAGCAGCTCATGCCGTGGTTCGACAGGGTGAAGAAGGCGGCCATGGACAGCGGCGCGCTCGGTTTTTCAATCAGCGGTGCCGGACCCTCCGTTTTTGCAATATGCAAGGGCGGATCGAAGGATGTCGCTGCGGCGATGGAGAATGCATTCAAATCCGCCGGACTCAAATCACAGTCATTCATAACGGGCCCCGGAAAGGGAGCCGAGGTGCTGGCCGTCAGGTGA
- the rpsJ gene encoding 30S ribosomal protein S10 has protein sequence MAQRARISLSGTDPAKIESVCSQIKQIASKTGVRMSGPVPLPTKHMVVPVRKSPDGEGSATWDRWEMRIHKRMIDMDAEDDRALRQLMRIQVPDGVNIEIVLRS, from the coding sequence ATGGCGCAGAGGGCTAGAATTTCATTGAGCGGCACGGATCCTGCGAAGATTGAGAGTGTTTGCAGCCAGATAAAGCAGATTGCGAGCAAGACCGGGGTAAGAATGAGCGGACCTGTTCCGCTGCCCACGAAGCATATGGTTGTGCCTGTCAGGAAGAGCCCGGACGGCGAAGGCAGCGCAACATGGGACAGATGGGAGATGCGCATACACAAGCGCATGATCGACATGGATGCGGAAGACGACAGGGCGCTGAGGCAGCTCATGAGAATACAGGTGCCTGACGGAGTCAACATAGAAATTGTTCTGAGGAGCTGA
- the tuf gene encoding translation elongation factor EF-1 subunit alpha — MANKPHLNIVFIGHVDHGKSTLVGRMLFNTKNVDQYLIDKYKKEAEEKGKATFEFAWVMDSLKEERERGVTIDVSHRRFDTQRYYFTIIDAPGHRDFVKNMITGTSQADAAVLVVDAGKGPEAQTKEHVFLARTLGVTQLIVAVNKMDSTQPPYSQEAYEKTKKAVTELLKSVRYKTEEVPFIPVSAYGGDNTTEPSANLSWWKGDTLLGTLDKLKEPPKVTDKPLRLPVQDVYTITGIGTVPVGRVETGVLKKDMKIVFMPSDKTGEVKSIEMHHETMDAAYPGDNVGFNVRGLAKTDIKRGDVAGPVDSVPTVAKSFVAQIAVLNHPSVITVGYTPVFHCHTSQIACTFTELQKKIDPGTGGVKEDKPQFLKTGDVAFVKIEPTKPMVIEKASDFPQLGRFAIRDMGQTVAAGVCVEVEKRTL; from the coding sequence ATGGCGAATAAACCACATCTTAACATCGTGTTTATCGGTCACGTCGACCATGGTAAGTCGACACTTGTAGGAAGGATGCTGTTCAACACAAAGAACGTCGACCAGTACCTTATTGACAAGTACAAGAAGGAAGCTGAAGAGAAGGGCAAGGCCACGTTCGAATTCGCATGGGTCATGGACAGCCTGAAGGAAGAGAGGGAAAGAGGAGTTACGATCGATGTTTCCCACAGGCGGTTCGATACGCAGAGGTATTATTTCACAATCATTGATGCGCCGGGGCACAGGGATTTCGTGAAGAACATGATCACGGGCACAAGCCAGGCAGATGCCGCTGTTCTGGTGGTCGATGCCGGAAAGGGACCCGAAGCGCAGACGAAAGAACACGTATTCCTGGCAAGGACGCTTGGCGTCACACAGCTGATTGTCGCTGTGAACAAGATGGATTCCACTCAGCCTCCATATTCCCAGGAAGCCTATGAGAAGACAAAGAAGGCAGTCACCGAACTGCTTAAGTCCGTCAGATACAAGACGGAGGAGGTTCCGTTCATACCCGTGAGCGCTTATGGTGGCGACAATACCACCGAGCCCTCGGCAAACTTGTCCTGGTGGAAAGGAGACACGCTGCTCGGAACGCTTGACAAGCTGAAAGAGCCGCCTAAGGTCACCGACAAACCGCTCAGGCTGCCTGTGCAGGATGTATACACGATCACGGGCATAGGCACCGTTCCGGTCGGGAGAGTCGAGACGGGCGTGCTGAAGAAGGATATGAAGATCGTATTCATGCCTTCCGACAAGACTGGCGAAGTGAAATCGATTGAGATGCACCATGAGACGATGGATGCTGCCTATCCCGGAGACAATGTCGGCTTCAACGTCAGGGGCCTTGCCAAGACCGATATCAAAAGGGGCGACGTCGCCGGGCCAGTGGACTCGGTTCCAACCGTTGCGAAGTCGTTTGTTGCCCAGATAGCCGTTCTTAACCATCCAAGCGTCATAACGGTCGGATACACTCCTGTATTCCACTGCCACACGTCGCAGATTGCATGCACATTCACAGAGCTGCAGAAGAAAATCGACCCTGGGACCGGCGGCGTAAAAGAGGACAAACCGCAGTTCCTCAAGACAGGCGATGTTGCATTCGTCAAAATCGAGCCGACAAAGCCAATGGTAATCGAGAAAGCTTCTGATTTCCCTCAGCTGGGAAGGTTCGCCATCAGAGACATGGGACAGACCGTTGCAGCCGGCGTCTGCGTCGAAGTCGAAAAGAGAACCTTGTGA
- a CDS encoding LysE family transporter — protein sequence MQELVVFASGVALGFSLTVPPGPMNALIASQTAMRGTKAGMLTGAGAMTADLILGIAVYLARTLVDLRPLVRFIYLVGSAVLFLLAYFMLAGRKTVMTEEVKLRTYSRAVLLGVSNPFQVLWWLTAGLAFAYLGGIVLLAGLFTAVAVWIILFPLLLHMSTKKHPGASKAVTAASVIIMLFFAGYFLFSAL from the coding sequence TTGCAGGAGCTCGTTGTGTTTGCGTCCGGCGTTGCACTGGGCTTTTCACTCACCGTCCCACCGGGGCCGATGAACGCACTTATTGCATCGCAGACCGCGATGAGAGGCACGAAGGCCGGCATGCTCACTGGAGCAGGGGCGATGACCGCAGATCTGATACTGGGCATAGCTGTCTATCTGGCCAGGACGCTTGTGGATTTGCGCCCTCTGGTAAGATTCATTTATCTTGTCGGTTCGGCCGTCCTGTTCCTGCTCGCATATTTCATGCTGGCTGGCCGGAAGACAGTCATGACAGAGGAAGTGAAACTCAGGACGTATTCCAGGGCAGTGCTCCTTGGCGTATCCAATCCCTTCCAGGTGCTCTGGTGGCTCACTGCAGGACTCGCATTCGCCTACCTTGGCGGCATAGTGCTCCTAGCCGGACTGTTCACGGCAGTTGCTGTGTGGATCATCCTGTTCCCGTTGCTGCTGCACATGAGCACAAAAAAGCACCCCGGTGCTTCGAAAGCCGTCACTGCAGCCTCGGTGATTATAATGCTCTTTTTCGCAGGATATTTCCTGTTTTCCGCCCTGTGA